CTATCGCCAAATTGAAATCCACGATCTTCGATATGAACAGAAGCATCGCTATGGCGCACGTAGGCACCATTGACATAGGCAAATCGGGACATAATTCTAGAAAAACTCCAAGCGCACAGAGAACATTTTTTCAACCTTGCGCACAGAATCAGATGCGGCAAACAGAACCACGCGGTCTTTGGGTTCCACAACTGTGCCACCACGCGGTGAAATCACCTGTCCATCGCGCACAATGGCCCCTAACAAGACGCCTGAGGGCATTTTAACGTCACGCAAGGGGGCACCAACCAGTGGTGAGGTTTCAAGGGCCTCAGCCTCAATCAATTCACCAAAGCCCTCACGCAAAGAGTGAACGCTATGGATACGGCCACGGCGGACTTGTTGCAGGATTTGTGAAACCGTGATGTTACGCGGGTTGACCACCACATCCACGTCCAGCTGGTTGAGCAAGGGTTCGTATAAAGATTTGTTAATCAGGGTGACAGCACGTTGGGAGCCCATGCGTTTGGCAAGCAAGGCACCAAGGATGTTGGTTTCGTCATCATCGGTGACAGAAACAATCGTTTCTGCTGATGATACGTTCGCTTCCATAAGTAAATCTTGATCGCGTACGTCACCGCATAAGACGGTTGTCTTGGTCAAATGGGCGGCGATATGGCGTGCGCGCGATTCATCTTTTTCAATGATCTTGGCATTGACCCACGGATATTCACGTTCCAGCTGCTGGGCCAAAAACAGGCCGATGTTCCCGCCCCCAAAGATCAGAAGGCGGCGGGCTTCTGTTTCTTCATGACCAAAGGCGGTTAAGGCACGGGCCATATGTTCTTCATCTACAACGAAGAAGGCTTCATCACCGGGAAGAATTTGATCGTCAGCGGTTGGGATCATGGATTTACCATCGCGCACCATACCAACCACAACGATATTCAGGTCCGGGAAAAGCTGGGCCAGCTGGCGCAGTGGTGTATGTACCAGCGGGCAGTCTTCTTCACAGCGCACCCCAACAAGGCGCACTTTGCCTCCACACAGCGGGATCATATCTGTGGCACCGGGAACGGTCAGACGACGCATAACAGCGCGTGCGACTTCAATTTCCGGGGAAATAATCACGTCAATGGGCAGATTGTCACGGGTATAAAGGTTTTGCCATTCCGGTGCGAGATAGCTTTGGGACCGGATGCGGGCGATTTTTTTAGGGACATTAAACAGGGAATGGGCCACTTGGGCGGCGACCATGTTAATCTCATCGGTATAGGTTACAGCAATGAGCATGTCGGCATCTTCGGCGCCAGCTTCTTTTAAAACGTCCGGGTGGCAGGCATGTCCGGTGACGCCGCGACAGTCCAATGTATCGGTGAGCTTGCCAATCAAGGTGGGGGATTGGTCGACAACGGTGACATCGTTGTCTTCCATGGCAAGATAGTGTGCGATGTTGGAGCCGACTTGCCCTGCCCCGCAGATAATGACCTTCATGTCTTATGTTTTCCTATCTTATGCCTTGGCTTTTTCATCGGCCGTCAGGTTCAGGGATTTCAGTTTGCGATGAAGTGCTGAACGTTCCATGCCGACAAAGCTTGCTGTTTTAGAGATATTCCCGCCAAAACGATTGATTTGGGTACTAAGATATTCCCGTTCGAAAATTTCACGGGCATCGCGTAGTGGCAGGCCCATAATTTCACTGGTTTGGTCCCATTTCAAGGTTTCAGAATCCTGTGCGGTGACTTCTCGGGGCAGCATGTCTGATTTAATCGGCTGGCTGGCATCGCCTGGGGCCATAATCAGGACACGTTCCACCACATTGCGTAGTTCACGTACATTACCGGGCCATTCGTAGGCTTGCATGGCGGCTAAAGCATCATCGCTGAAACTGCGTGGTGCATGCCCCAATGAATCAGCTGTTTTATGCATGAAATATTCCGCCAGTGTTGAGATGTCATCACGATGATCTGCCAGTGAAGGAATATCAATCGGCACAACACTTAAGCGATAAAATAAATCTTCGCGAAAACGCCCTTCTGCCATTTCAAGGCTGAGGTCTTTGGAACTGGAGGCAACAACACGCACATCGACTTCTACAGGGGTCGTGCCTCCTACACGTAAGAAACGTTGTTCTTGAAGAACCCGTACAATCTTGCCCTGAGTTTCTGCGGGCATGTCACTGACTTCATCAAGGAGTAGCGTCCCATTATGGGCCTGTTCAAAAAAACCGACCTTACCGGGCTGACCATTGGCTTCAACCCCGAAGAGTTCGCTTTCAACTTTATCAGATTCCATTGTTGCGCAATTAAGAACCACAAAGGGGCCTTTGGCGCGTTTGGATTGCAAATGGAGATGGCGCGCGGCCACTTCTTTACCGCAACCGGCCGGGCCGTTAATCAATACACGACTGTTGGATACGGCCACCTTTTCAACGGCTTGGCGTAACTGGTTAATCCGGCTTGAACTGCCAACCAATTGGTTTTCAACAGCCCCACGGGTACGGAGCTCCGCATTTTCACGACGAAGGTCGGCTGTTTCCAGAGCGCGTTCTACAGCCATAAGAAGACGGTCTGTTTTAAAGGGTTTTTCAATGAAATCATAGGCACCGTCATGCAGGGCTTTCACGGCTGTCTCAATCGTGCCGTGACCACTCATCATCACAACGGGCAGGTCTGGATGGTCTTTTTTCAGGGCTTTTAAAATGCCAAGCCCATCCAGACGGCTGCCTTGTAACCAGATATCCAGCAAAACAAGGCTGGGCCGACGTGTCTTGACCAGCTCAAGAGCTTGAGTGTCGCCACCGGCTTCGCGGGTTTCATAGCCTTCATCTTCAAGGATGCCTGAGGTCAGCATGCGAATGTCGGCTTCGTCATCAACGATCAGAATATCATGCGCCATCTGTTACCAACCTTACTGTCATTGCCATCGGGTCCTCTTGTTCTTCTTGTGGGTTTTTTTGCCCATGTTCTTCAAATTCGGGGAAGCGCAGTTCAACCAATGCTCCTCCCCCTTCTCGGTCTTTCAGAGTCAATTGCCCCTGATGTTCCTCCATGATTTTTTTCGCGATAGCCAAGCCCAGACCTGTTCCTTTGGTTCGGGTGGTGACATATGGGTCTGTCAGCTTTTCGCGTTCATCCTCAGGGAAGCCAATGCCATTATCAGAAATTTTAATTATGATTTCGTTACTTTCTTCACTTAAAGATAGGGCAACGGTGCCCAATGGAGCATCCATCCCTTCTTTCACCGGATCATCCGGGTCCATGTCATATTTGCTGAAAATCCCTTCGGCAGCATTTTTCACCAGATTGGTCAGCAAACGCGAGATTTGTTTGCGATCACACAGTAATACAGCACCGTTTTCAGGCAGTTCCAGCTCATAGTCGACCAGCTCCGTTCGGTTTTTCTCAAGGAAAATAATTTCCCCACAGAGTTCCTCAATGTTCTCTTTTTTCAACACCGGACGGGGCATGCGGGCAAAAGAGGAAAATTCATCGACCATATTGCGCATGTCTTCGACTTGGCGAATGATGGTTTCTGTACACATGGAGAATGTGTCAGGGTCATTTTCAATGTCTTTGAGATATTTACGTTTTAGGCGTTCTGCTGACAGTTGAATTGGGGTCAGCGGGTTTTTAATCTCGTGTGCAATCCGCCGTGCCACATTGGCCCAGGCTGCGCGACGTTCAGCACTTTGTAGTTCGGTAATATCATCAAAGGTCAGCACATAACCGATCAGGTCATCTTCCACCCATTCTGCGGCAATACTGGCATTGATGATACGGACTTGTCCATTGCGCAAAAGCTTGATTTCTTCCTGAGCGGGTCGATTGGGTTTGAGCGAAACTTTGGACAGCAGGTCTTCCAGTTCGGGTAAGACGTCACGCAAGGGCTGGCCCATCAGATGCCCAATTTCAGTTTGCAAAAACAGGCTGGCAAAACGGTTGGGTAAGTGAATAAAGCCTTCCGGGTCAATCCCGATCACTCCGGCAGAGACACCATCCAGAACGGTTTCGGTAAAACGGTGGCGTTCAGCCATTTCTCTGTTGGCTTCAATCAGGCTGTCGCGCTGGGCTTCGAGCTGTTCGGCCATTCGGTTAAAGGCGCGGCCCAGCATGCCAATTTCATCTGCACTATGTTCCTTATCCACCCGTACAGCCAGGTCGCCTTTTCGGATGCGCTCGCTGCCTTCAATCAAGTCTGTCAACGGGCGCACCATCTGGTTGGCAAAGGTCATGCCCAGCCAGGCAGCAGCCAGTAACAGCATGAAGGCAATGATCATAAAGATCATGACAAAGCTGATATGAATGCCTTCCCGGCGTTTTTCCAGTTCTGAATATTGGGAATAGGCATTATGAACCCGTTCAATTGACCCACTGATTTCCGGTGGAATGAAACGACCGATAAACAGGTAGGTATCAATATAACGTTCAAGTTTTACCACGGCGCGTGCGCGGTCATTTCGTGGCTCATAAGTGATTACCACATCCCGGTTGTTGGCCTTTTCAAAGACTTCGCGATCAATGGTATCAAAGGCAAGGCTCAGGGTTAGGGCTGTATGTGCCAGAACACGTCCCTGCCCGTCTAAAATTGCAGCTTCGACTAGGTTTTTTTCCTGTGCCAGACGGATCAGTTCCCGTTTTAGGGAATAGGTCGAACGAGAAAGTTGTGGTGCGTTGCGGTTGAGGGCATTTGCCATAGACAAGGCATCAATTTGAATGGAACGGATATGTTCCTCGCGATAGGCTTCTGCGACAGTTTGTGAGGAACTGAGCGCTGTTGAAACACGTTCGTTAAACCAGGACTGCATGCCCAAATTCAGGTAAAGACCTGCAAAAATAGCAACAAGAATGGCAGGTGTAACAGCCAGTAAGCTAAAGAACAGAACCAGCCGGGTATGCAGTTTTGACCCCGCAATACCACGTGAATGCTGTATTTTCAGGTTAATCAGTCGGCGGATGATTAATGTGCCCAGCAAAAGCATAAGAACGGCATCGACATAAAGAAGATTCAGGATGAGGGACGGGTCAGATTCCCCCGGTCCTGAGCTACTCATGGCAATAAAAGTTGCCAGCCCAGAAAAGATGGTTGAAATAACCAGTAAAAAGGCCAGCTTGCGCCCTAGCCCGGTGCGGCGAAACCAGATCAGAAATTTTGTGAGTTGATCTGCGCTGGATTTAGGTAAAGATACCGACATACATTCCCCTTAAAACGGGTTCCCACCATAGATATAGCAAATCCCGAGTAATTTTGATTAAAAATTACGACGACGTATTTGCGTAAAATCAAAGAGTTATAACTGATGTATTTAGGTGGGAGTTTAGCCTTAGTTGTTGCGCAAATGCAACACCTGTTGCGTTTGTGTCGGTAATTTTATTTCCCGGCATTTTTCGTGATTGGAATGTTGAGTTCGCGGATTTTTTTGCGAAGGGTATTCCGGTTCAGTCCCAGGACTTGAGAGGATTTGATCTGATTGCCGTTTGTCGCTTCTAAAGTCATTGAGATTAAAGGTCTTTCAATCTCTTTTAATATGCGGTCATAAAGTCCCGGTGGTGGCAAGCCATCATCATGGGCATCAAAATAAGAACGTAGGTGATATTCAACGGCAGCAGACAGGTTGTCTGGGTCGCTTTCACCACCGCCAGAGGCACTTTGGGCGCTGAGTTCAGCCAATTCCTGCTGGATGACTTCCAGTGTGATGGTTTCTTGCGAATAAAGGGCTGCAAGGCGGCGAATGATGTTTTCAAGTTCGCGCACGTTGCCCGGCCAGTTATGTTGTTTCAGGCGGTCAAGGGCTGTTCCCTCAATGGTTTTCCAAGGCAGCCCCTCTTCTGCAACAAGGCTGAGAAAGTGATTAGCCAGTTCTGGAATATCTTCTGTGCGTTCACGCAAAGGGGGTAAGCGAATGGGCACAACGTTGAGACGATAATATAAATCTTCGCGAAAGAGTCCCTGACGGATCAGGCTGCGCAAATCGCGGTGGGTTGCAGCCACAATGCGGACATTGGCCTTAATGGGCGTGCTGCCCCCGACTGTGGTGAATTCCCCTTCTTGTAAAACGCGCAACAGACGGGTTTGGGCTTCTGCTGGCATATCGCCGATTTCATCTAAAAACAGGGTGCCGCCTTCGGCCTGTTCAAAGCGGCCGGATTTACGGTTGGTTGCCCCTGTAAAGGAGCCTTTTTCATGGCCAAACAGTTCACTTTCAATCAGTTCTTTCGGGATGGCGGCCATGTTCAGGGCGACGAAATTTCCGTTGCGGCGTTTGCCGTAATCATGAAGGGCGCGTGCAACCAGCTCTTTACCTGTACCAGACTCCCCGGTAATCATCACCGACAGGTCGGTTCCCATCAGGCGGGCCAGCGTGCGATAGATATCCTGCATAGCCGCAGAACGCCCGATTAAGGGGAGTTCTTCTTCCATATTATCATCTGAAACGGCAGCGGGTTTGCACGGCTGTGGCGTTTCAAGGGCGCGTTTGACAACGGATGTAAGTTCGTTGAGGTCAAAGGGTTTGGGGAGGTATTCAAAGGCCCCGCGTTCGGTTGCGCGCACCGCTGTCATCAGGGTGTTTTGTGCACTCATAACAATGCAGCGCAGTTCGGGGCGGATTTTTTTGATGCGTGGGATCAGGTCAAGACCATTTTCGTCAGGCATGACCACATCGGTAATGACCAAATCCCCTTCCCCTTCACTGACCCATCGCCATAGGGTGGAGGCATTTCCGGTAACACGAACTTCATAACCTGCCCGCCCCAGGGCCTGATTGAGGACGGTACGAATGGCAGCATCGTCATCGGCAATTAGGATTGTGGCAGTCATGATTGTTTTTCCTTTTGGGTATCAAGGGGGCCGTGGAGTTTTTCTGAATACATGGGCAGCATAATGCGAAAGACGGTTTTCTTTGGCTCGCTTTCACATTCAATCAGCCCACCGTGATCACCGATCATTTTGGCAACCAAGGCGAGGCCAAGGCCGCTGCCTTTGGCTTTGGTGGTGACAAAGGGTTCAAATAGTTGGGAGCGCAGGTCTTCAGGGATGCCGGGGCCATTGTCCTGAATGGAAACCATCAGGGGGAGATGCACACGGGTGTTTGATCCGGGTACGGCCAGACGCACGCCATGTTGATAGGCGGTGGTGATGGTGATTTCTGCTGTATCCTGTGTGGCGGCCTCGCTGGCATTTTTCACAAGATTAAGGATGATCTGAATGAGATTGTCCTTATTGCCAAATACCGGAGGCAAAGAAGGGTCGTATTGTTCAATGAAACGTACATGTTTACCAAAACCATTTTGGGCAAGGTGGCGTACATGTTCCAAAACCTGGTGGATGTTGACGGCTTCCCGTTTGATGGGACGTCCGTCTGAAAAATTTTCCATACGGTCAACAAGGGCGCAAATCCGGTCTGTTTCATCGGTGATCAGGCGTGTCAGGGTCTTGTCATCGTCATTGGCTGTCGTTTCCAGAAGTTGTGCAGCCCCGCGAATGCCGGAAAGCGGGTTTTTAATTTCATGGGCCAGCATGGCAGACATGGCAGTAATTGTGCGTGCCGCAGACCTGTGTTTCAGTTGTCGTGCAATTTGATCTGCCAAGGAGCGTTTGGTCAGAGTCAGGATGATCAGGGACGGATCTTCAATCAGGGGCGAGGCATTGGCATT
This sequence is a window from Terasakiella sp. SH-1. Protein-coding genes within it:
- the ntrC gene encoding nitrogen regulation protein NR(I) — its product is MTATILIADDDAAIRTVLNQALGRAGYEVRVTGNASTLWRWVSEGEGDLVITDVVMPDENGLDLIPRIKKIRPELRCIVMSAQNTLMTAVRATERGAFEYLPKPFDLNELTSVVKRALETPQPCKPAAVSDDNMEEELPLIGRSAAMQDIYRTLARLMGTDLSVMITGESGTGKELVARALHDYGKRRNGNFVALNMAAIPKELIESELFGHEKGSFTGATNRKSGRFEQAEGGTLFLDEIGDMPAEAQTRLLRVLQEGEFTTVGGSTPIKANVRIVAATHRDLRSLIRQGLFREDLYYRLNVVPIRLPPLRERTEDIPELANHFLSLVAEEGLPWKTIEGTALDRLKQHNWPGNVRELENIIRRLAALYSQETITLEVIQQELAELSAQSASGGGESDPDNLSAAVEYHLRSYFDAHDDGLPPPGLYDRILKEIERPLISMTLEATNGNQIKSSQVLGLNRNTLRKKIRELNIPITKNAGK
- a CDS encoding PAS domain-containing sensor histidine kinase; its protein translation is MSVSLPKSSADQLTKFLIWFRRTGLGRKLAFLLVISTIFSGLATFIAMSSSGPGESDPSLILNLLYVDAVLMLLLGTLIIRRLINLKIQHSRGIAGSKLHTRLVLFFSLLAVTPAILVAIFAGLYLNLGMQSWFNERVSTALSSSQTVAEAYREEHIRSIQIDALSMANALNRNAPQLSRSTYSLKRELIRLAQEKNLVEAAILDGQGRVLAHTALTLSLAFDTIDREVFEKANNRDVVITYEPRNDRARAVVKLERYIDTYLFIGRFIPPEISGSIERVHNAYSQYSELEKRREGIHISFVMIFMIIAFMLLLAAAWLGMTFANQMVRPLTDLIEGSERIRKGDLAVRVDKEHSADEIGMLGRAFNRMAEQLEAQRDSLIEANREMAERHRFTETVLDGVSAGVIGIDPEGFIHLPNRFASLFLQTEIGHLMGQPLRDVLPELEDLLSKVSLKPNRPAQEEIKLLRNGQVRIINASIAAEWVEDDLIGYVLTFDDITELQSAERRAAWANVARRIAHEIKNPLTPIQLSAERLKRKYLKDIENDPDTFSMCTETIIRQVEDMRNMVDEFSSFARMPRPVLKKENIEELCGEIIFLEKNRTELVDYELELPENGAVLLCDRKQISRLLTNLVKNAAEGIFSKYDMDPDDPVKEGMDAPLGTVALSLSEESNEIIIKISDNGIGFPEDEREKLTDPYVTTRTKGTGLGLAIAKKIMEEHQGQLTLKDREGGGALVELRFPEFEEHGQKNPQEEQEDPMAMTVRLVTDGA
- a CDS encoding ATP-binding protein, whose protein sequence is MPADPISFDGEIILNSVSSCVFVIDEKGIMRFINTSGEQLLQASATYLAGRNLDEFIPHDSPILALIQQARIDQANVSENGVNLESPRLGKQLVNANASPLIEDPSLIILTLTKRSLADQIARQLKHRSAARTITAMSAMLAHEIKNPLSGIRGAAQLLETTANDDDKTLTRLITDETDRICALVDRMENFSDGRPIKREAVNIHQVLEHVRHLAQNGFGKHVRFIEQYDPSLPPVFGNKDNLIQIILNLVKNASEAATQDTAEITITTAYQHGVRLAVPGSNTRVHLPLMVSIQDNGPGIPEDLRSQLFEPFVTTKAKGSGLGLALVAKMIGDHGGLIECESEPKKTVFRIMLPMYSEKLHGPLDTQKEKQS
- the trkA gene encoding Trk system potassium transporter TrkA, yielding MKVIICGAGQVGSNIAHYLAMEDNDVTVVDQSPTLIGKLTDTLDCRGVTGHACHPDVLKEAGAEDADMLIAVTYTDEINMVAAQVAHSLFNVPKKIARIRSQSYLAPEWQNLYTRDNLPIDVIISPEIEVARAVMRRLTVPGATDMIPLCGGKVRLVGVRCEEDCPLVHTPLRQLAQLFPDLNIVVVGMVRDGKSMIPTADDQILPGDEAFFVVDEEHMARALTAFGHEETEARRLLIFGGGNIGLFLAQQLEREYPWVNAKIIEKDESRARHIAAHLTKTTVLCGDVRDQDLLMEANVSSAETIVSVTDDDETNILGALLAKRMGSQRAVTLINKSLYEPLLNQLDVDVVVNPRNITVSQILQQVRRGRIHSVHSLREGFGELIEAEALETSPLVGAPLRDVKMPSGVLLGAIVRDGQVISPRGGTVVEPKDRVVLFAASDSVRKVEKMFSVRLEFF
- a CDS encoding sigma-54 dependent transcriptional regulator: MAHDILIVDDEADIRMLTSGILEDEGYETREAGGDTQALELVKTRRPSLVLLDIWLQGSRLDGLGILKALKKDHPDLPVVMMSGHGTIETAVKALHDGAYDFIEKPFKTDRLLMAVERALETADLRRENAELRTRGAVENQLVGSSSRINQLRQAVEKVAVSNSRVLINGPAGCGKEVAARHLHLQSKRAKGPFVVLNCATMESDKVESELFGVEANGQPGKVGFFEQAHNGTLLLDEVSDMPAETQGKIVRVLQEQRFLRVGGTTPVEVDVRVVASSSKDLSLEMAEGRFREDLFYRLSVVPIDIPSLADHRDDISTLAEYFMHKTADSLGHAPRSFSDDALAAMQAYEWPGNVRELRNVVERVLIMAPGDASQPIKSDMLPREVTAQDSETLKWDQTSEIMGLPLRDAREIFEREYLSTQINRFGGNISKTASFVGMERSALHRKLKSLNLTADEKAKA